From Scomber scombrus chromosome 13, fScoSco1.1, whole genome shotgun sequence, a single genomic window includes:
- the commd6 gene encoding COMM domain-containing protein 6 — translation MPAAAAEESHGVNRVVDSISRLSSDLFTESCQHILTYLQGQTGGVDSAKIHDRLQRAGVTLDHEAQQGMIRFLLLTFRSAGKSNLSGDELVSKLEEGSNKWPKASLQVVHKLWSEHGALVHAQQEMQDMLSIGQLVDMQWKLGLAMSSDTCRSLNSPFVSLMLKIAEPSGQISQRCFEMTIPQFQNFHKQVKEMAAVMETV, via the exons atgccagcagcagcagcagaggaatcTCATG GTGTCAACAGAGTTGTGGACAGCATCTCCAGGCTTTCTTCAGATCTGTTTACTGAATCA TGTCAGCACATTCTGACTTATCTTCAAGGGCAGACCGGAGGAGTAGATTCAGCTAAAATTCATGAT AGACTTCAGAGAGCTGGCGTCACACTTGACCATGAAGCACAACAGGGCATGATCAGATTTCTCTTGTTAACATTCAG GTCAGCTGGGAAGAGCAACCTCTCTGGGGATGAACTCGTGTCGAAGCTGGAAGAAGGCAGTAACAAGTGGCCCAAAGCTTCCCTTCAGGTGGTGCACAAGTTGTGGAGTGAACATGGTGCATTAGTCCATGCTCAACAAGAGATGCAGGATATGCTCAGCATAGGCCAG TTAGTGGACATGCAGTGGAAACTCGGCCTGGCAATGAGCTCTGACACTTGTCGGTCTCTCAACTCCCCTTTTGTGTCTCTAATGCTGAAGATTGCTGAGCCCTCTGGACAGATCAGTCAGAGGTGTTTTGAGATGACCATTCCTCAGTTTCAg AACTTTCACAAGCAGGTCAAGGAGATGGCAGCTGTTATGGAGACTGTATGA
- the uchl3 gene encoding ubiquitin carboxyl-terminal hydrolase isozyme L3 isoform X1, whose amino-acid sequence MDCPRWLPLESNPEVMTKFVNCLGMKPTWQFGDVYGLDPELLSMVPRPVCAVLLLFPVTEKYEAFKQEEEEKLKGQQQVSPDIYFIKQTIGNACGTIGLIHAVANNQSHLEFESDSPLKKFIEQTVKMTPEERATFLEKDESIRVTHESSAQEGQSEAPSLDEKVNLHFIAFVNVGGQLYELDGRKPFPVVHGKTSEDTFLEDAVEVCKIFMARDPQEVRFTIIALSKDSY is encoded by the exons ATGGACTGTCCACGCTGGTTGCCTCTGGAATCAAATCCAGAA GTGATGACAAAG TTCGTAAATTGTCTGGGTATGAAACCTACCTGGCAATTTGGAGATGTGTATGGACTGGATCCAGAGCTGCTCAGCATGGTACCAAGACCTGTGTGTGCAGTGCTTCTCCTCTTTCCCGTGACCGAGAAG TATGAAGCATTTAagcaagaggaggaagagaaactcAAGGGTCAGCAACAGGTCTCTCCTGACATCTATTTCATTAAGCAAACTATTGGAAACGCCTGTGGAACAATAGGATTAATTCATGCAGTGGCCAACAACCAGTCACACCTGGAATTTG AGTCTGATTCTCCTCTGAAGAAGTTTATTGAACAAACCGTTAAAATGACCCCAGAGGAAAGGGCCACCTTCCTGGAAAAAGACgag AGTATACGTGTTACACATGAATCCAGCGCACAGGAGGGACAGAGTGAG gCCCCAAGCTTAGACGAGAAAGTGAATCTTCATTTTATAGCGTTTGTGAACGTCGGAGGACAGTTATATGAACTGG ATGGCCGGAAGCCTTTCCCTGTTGTCCACGGAAAAACCTCAGAAGACACCTTCCTTGAG GATGCGGTAGAGGTTTGTAAGATCTTCATGGCTCGGGACCCGCAGGAAGTCCGCTTCACAATCATCGCTCTCTCCAAAGATTCATATTGA
- the uchl3 gene encoding ubiquitin carboxyl-terminal hydrolase isozyme L3 isoform X2: MDCPRWLPLESNPEFVNCLGMKPTWQFGDVYGLDPELLSMVPRPVCAVLLLFPVTEKYEAFKQEEEEKLKGQQQVSPDIYFIKQTIGNACGTIGLIHAVANNQSHLEFESDSPLKKFIEQTVKMTPEERATFLEKDESIRVTHESSAQEGQSEAPSLDEKVNLHFIAFVNVGGQLYELDGRKPFPVVHGKTSEDTFLEDAVEVCKIFMARDPQEVRFTIIALSKDSY, encoded by the exons ATGGACTGTCCACGCTGGTTGCCTCTGGAATCAAATCCAGAA TTCGTAAATTGTCTGGGTATGAAACCTACCTGGCAATTTGGAGATGTGTATGGACTGGATCCAGAGCTGCTCAGCATGGTACCAAGACCTGTGTGTGCAGTGCTTCTCCTCTTTCCCGTGACCGAGAAG TATGAAGCATTTAagcaagaggaggaagagaaactcAAGGGTCAGCAACAGGTCTCTCCTGACATCTATTTCATTAAGCAAACTATTGGAAACGCCTGTGGAACAATAGGATTAATTCATGCAGTGGCCAACAACCAGTCACACCTGGAATTTG AGTCTGATTCTCCTCTGAAGAAGTTTATTGAACAAACCGTTAAAATGACCCCAGAGGAAAGGGCCACCTTCCTGGAAAAAGACgag AGTATACGTGTTACACATGAATCCAGCGCACAGGAGGGACAGAGTGAG gCCCCAAGCTTAGACGAGAAAGTGAATCTTCATTTTATAGCGTTTGTGAACGTCGGAGGACAGTTATATGAACTGG ATGGCCGGAAGCCTTTCCCTGTTGTCCACGGAAAAACCTCAGAAGACACCTTCCTTGAG GATGCGGTAGAGGTTTGTAAGATCTTCATGGCTCGGGACCCGCAGGAAGTCCGCTTCACAATCATCGCTCTCTCCAAAGATTCATATTGA